The sequence below is a genomic window from Verrucomicrobiia bacterium.
ACTGGAGGGCCTCGCAAATCTGGGGCACGATTGCCAAAGCCTGGTCAGCCGACAACCGGCCAGCCTGTTCGACTTCGCGCAAGTTGGCGCCATCCACAAACTCCATCAGCAAATAATGCAGCAGACCTGCCTTGCCGAAATCATGCACCGCCACAATATTCGGATGATTAAGCCGGGCCAGGGCGCGGGCCTCGCGGTTGAACCGCTCAGCAAATCCAGGGTCGCCAGCAACCGCCGGGGGCAGCACCTTCAAGGCGACGAATCGGTCCAAGGCCGGCTGGCGCGCCTTATAAACCGCGCCCATGCCGCCCTGGCCAATGAGGCCGAGGATCTCCAGTTGAGGGAACAGTTGCGCGATTTCCTCGACAGGCGGTGGCACGAAACGCGCGCTGGCCGCTTCGCTCGTTACACCAGGGGCGCCTTCGGTTGGGAATCCCGTGCGGATGAGGCACTCCGGGCACAACCCCAGCGGCACGTCCGCAGGCAGAGGCTTGCGGCAATTCGGGCAAATTTTCTGTGTTTCCATACCATTTTGTCTTTCCATCCATTACTTAGGAAACGGCGACAAAAGGTTGCAAAAAATTATCGGTTTCCCACCACCGCGAACAAATGTCTTAGCTCTTCGTCCACTTCAGCGGGGTTGGCTACCGTTTGGGCGATTTCATTGCGCAGCAACTGGCGATAGCGCTGGCGCAGGCGATGCACGGCTGTTTTTACCGCCCCTTCGCTGATACCAAGCCTGCCCGCCAGGTCGGCATAGGGCTGCTCCGTCCGGTTGCCGACCAGGCATGGGTGCAGCTTGGAAAAAAGCTCCTCCTGTCCTTTCAGTTTGTATTCCGCGGCGACTTGCCGCAGCACTTCTTCAAGCAGCGCCAAGGACCACCGGCGGTCATAGCTTTGTTCAGGGGTGGAGCTATCGGCAGGCTCATAACCATAACGAGTCTCTGCCGTATCCAATTGCAACGGAACAGCA
It includes:
- a CDS encoding sigma-70 family RNA polymerase sigma factor, giving the protein MSISTHTASLGNSTTSNDRAQASSRFVSTRWSVVLKAGGGNSFQAQAALEKLCQAYWYPLYGYVRRRGYSPEDAQDLTQGFFARLLERNWVERADRQKGRFRSFLLSAMSHFLSDQWDKARAQKRGGGQSAVPLQLDTAETRYGYEPADSSTPEQSYDRRWSLALLEEVLRQVAAEYKLKGQEELFSKLHPCLVGNRTEQPYADLAGRLGISEGAVKTAVHRLRQRYRQLLRNEIAQTVANPAEVDEELRHLFAVVGNR